Proteins encoded together in one Impatiens glandulifera chromosome 1, dImpGla2.1, whole genome shotgun sequence window:
- the LOC124922107 gene encoding cilia- and flagella-associated protein 251-like — MELAKRRKATELAKKKELAKNRKAKAKMAKKDENEEEEGDGQEEEENNDEEEKTIENVEENIVEKNKKKEEKNDEEKTIENDEKKEEKNDEENTVENEEKKEEEKTIENEENNEEKKEDNEEKKEENEENVKELTPSKFAGKQFQRRGLHRPYWEMFKLNDPVTVNPLLHYDKEKMKELKKWLKSKDEDFKDVIIYEQIIVYLPDYSRLKNG; from the exons ATGGAGTTGGCCAAGAGGAGGAAGGCAACTGAGTTGGCCAAGAAGAAGGAGTTGGCCAAGAATAGGAAGGCAAAGGCGAAGATGGCCAAGAAG GACGAAAATGAGGAGGAGGAAGGAGATGGCCAAGAAG AGGAGGAGAATAATGATGAGGAGGAGAAGACTATTGAGAATGTGGAggagaatattgttgagaagAAT aagaagaaggaggagaagaatgaTGAGGAGAAGACGATTGAGAATGATGAGAAAAAGGAGGAGAAGAATGATGAGGAGAACACCGTTGAGAAtgaggagaagaaggaggaggagaagactATTGAGAATGAGGAGAATAAtgaggagaagaaggaggataatgaggagaagaaggaggaaAATGAGGAGAATGTGAAAGAATTGACTCCATCAAAATTTGCTGGAAAACAGTTTCAGAGAAGGGGACTACACCGACCCTATTGGGAAATGTTTAAACTCAATGATCCGGTAACAGTTAATCCTCTTTTACATTATGACAAGGAAAAAATGAAGGAATTGAAGAAATGGTTGAAGAGTAAGGATGAAGACTTCAAAGATGTGATTATTTACGAACAAATCATTGTTTATTTACCAGACTATTCACGCCTCAAAAATGGTTAA
- the LOC124921670 gene encoding zinc finger CCHC domain-containing protein 7-like isoform X1: protein MERREYNRKAAESHHKDDEEDCGDAPKLSNFVFEPDSGDDQEINEDSSLKNVEKTMSRPLATSSGAASAALNGGDGLLPKTQDSDDMNDKKKLKAVNKIKKKKKTETPEEIVHVTRKEGNDTVNDVEITKLVETSHVETSDNVILKKLLRGPRYFDLQGGGWVMCYNCGEEGHKTANCTSERRAKPCFVCGSLKHKANQCLKGRDCFICKKGGHLSKECPEKYKGKFHESSMCLKCGGSGHDMFSCKNSYFADDLKEIPCYFCKSSGHICCANIVDPGPNVVSCYRCGEIGHDGLDCGRSLGESNAVVSCYKCGKGHFARDCRSSSTKERGKSRGESTIAGSCYKCGEEGHFARECRSSSTKKTRKRNHESATPTKKIRKVNKDPKGNKSMPPNFGKPRRKKSQLDEGFSIPPVSKKKGGWIPEDYEDFPRRNKQRSPATPTMFRNNYYGSVPHSYSPVYTPRFGSTASNRSARFDQQQYSASRFGNSSSNNWERRDYGW, encoded by the exons ATGGAAAGGAGAGAATATAATAGAAAAGCGGCCGAGTCCCATCACAAGGATGACGAAGAAGATTGTGGAGACGCACCAAAGTTATCAAACTTCGTTTTTGAACCGGACAGTGGCGATGATCAAGAGATCAACGAAGATTCGAGTCTTAAGAATGTAGAAAAAACGATGTCACGTCCGTTAGCCACTAGTAGCGGTGCTGCTTCTGCCGCATTGAACGGAGGAGACGGGTTGTTGCCAAAAACCCAAGATTCAGATGACATGAATGACAAGAAGAAGCTTAAGGCTGTTAACAAgattaagaagaaaaagaagaccGAAACACCGGAGGAAATT GTGCACGTCACAAGGAAAGAAGGAAATGACACAGTAAATGATGTTGAGATTACTAAATTGGTGGAGACAAGCCATGTTGAGACGTCTGATAATGTCATTCTAAAGAAGCTTCTT CGCGGACCAAGATATTTTGATCTTCAAGGTGGTGGATGGGTTATGTGCTACAATTGTGGAGAAGAGGGGCATAAAACTGCTAACTGTACCTCAGAAAGGCGGGCAAAGCCATGCTTTGTTTGTGGAAGTTTGAAGCATAAGGCAAATCAATGCTTAAAG GGTCGGGACTGCTTTATCTGCAAGAAAGGGGGTCACCTTTCAAAAGAATGTCCAGAAAAATACAAGGGGAAGTTTCACGAGTCTTCGATGTGCTTAAAATGTGGAGGTTCTGGTCATGATATGTTCTCATGCAAAAATAGCTATTTTGCTGATGATTTGAAG GAAATACCTTGTTATTTTTGCAAGAGTTCAGGTCATATTTGCTGTGCTAATATCGTCGATCCTGGTCCAAATGTGGTATCTTGTTATAGGTGTGGGGAGATAGGCCACGATGGCTTG GACTGTGGAAGATCTCTTGGTGAATCTAATGCTGTTGTGTCTTGCTACAAGTGTGGCAAAGGACATTTTGCTCGTGATTGTCGAAGTTCTTCAACAAAG GAACGTGGAAAATCGCGTGGTGAATCTACCATTGCTGGGTCTTGTTACAAGTGTGGCGAAGAAGGACATTTTGCACGTGAATGTCGAAGTTCTTCAACAAAG AAGACACGGAAGAGAAACCATGAATCAGCAACTCCTACTAAAAAAATCCGTAAAGTAAATAAAGACCCGAAAGGAAATAAATCTATGCCTCCTAATTTTGGTAAGCCTCGAAGGAAGAAGTCCCAACTGGATGAAGGGTTTTCTATTCCACCAGTCTCGAAAAAGAAAGGTGGTTGGATTCCTGAAGATTATGAAGACTTTCCTAGGAGAAATAAACAGAGATCACCTGCGACACCAACTATGTTTAGAAATAACTATTATGGTTCTGTTCCACATTCTTACTCCCCTGTTTATACACCTCGTTTTGGAAGTACAGCTTCAAACAGATCAGCTAGATTTGATCAACAGCAATATTCAGCTTCAAGATTTGGTAATTCCAGTAGTAACAACTGGGAAAGAAGAGATTATGGTTGGTAA
- the LOC124921670 gene encoding protein AIR1-like isoform X2: MERREYNRKAAESHHKDDEEDCGDAPKLSNFVFEPDSGDDQEINEDSSLKNVEKTMSRPLATSSGAASAALNGGDGLLPKTQDSDDMNDKKKLKAVNKIKKKKKTETPEEIVHVTRKEGNDTVNDVEITKLVETSHVETSDNVILKKLLRGPRYFDLQGGGWVMCYNCGEEGHKTANCTSERRAKPCFVCGSLKHKANQCLKGRDCFICKKGGHLSKECPEKYKGKFHESSMCLKCGGSGHDMFSCKNSYFADDLKEIPCYFCKSSGHICCANIVDPGPNVVSCYRCGEIGHDGLDCGRSLGESNAVVSCYKCGKGHFARDCRSSSTKERGKSRGESTIAGSCYKCGEEGHFARECRSSSTKTRKRNHESATPTKKIRKVNKDPKGNKSMPPNFGKPRRKKSQLDEGFSIPPVSKKKGGWIPEDYEDFPRRNKQRSPATPTMFRNNYYGSVPHSYSPVYTPRFGSTASNRSARFDQQQYSASRFGNSSSNNWERRDYGW; the protein is encoded by the exons ATGGAAAGGAGAGAATATAATAGAAAAGCGGCCGAGTCCCATCACAAGGATGACGAAGAAGATTGTGGAGACGCACCAAAGTTATCAAACTTCGTTTTTGAACCGGACAGTGGCGATGATCAAGAGATCAACGAAGATTCGAGTCTTAAGAATGTAGAAAAAACGATGTCACGTCCGTTAGCCACTAGTAGCGGTGCTGCTTCTGCCGCATTGAACGGAGGAGACGGGTTGTTGCCAAAAACCCAAGATTCAGATGACATGAATGACAAGAAGAAGCTTAAGGCTGTTAACAAgattaagaagaaaaagaagaccGAAACACCGGAGGAAATT GTGCACGTCACAAGGAAAGAAGGAAATGACACAGTAAATGATGTTGAGATTACTAAATTGGTGGAGACAAGCCATGTTGAGACGTCTGATAATGTCATTCTAAAGAAGCTTCTT CGCGGACCAAGATATTTTGATCTTCAAGGTGGTGGATGGGTTATGTGCTACAATTGTGGAGAAGAGGGGCATAAAACTGCTAACTGTACCTCAGAAAGGCGGGCAAAGCCATGCTTTGTTTGTGGAAGTTTGAAGCATAAGGCAAATCAATGCTTAAAG GGTCGGGACTGCTTTATCTGCAAGAAAGGGGGTCACCTTTCAAAAGAATGTCCAGAAAAATACAAGGGGAAGTTTCACGAGTCTTCGATGTGCTTAAAATGTGGAGGTTCTGGTCATGATATGTTCTCATGCAAAAATAGCTATTTTGCTGATGATTTGAAG GAAATACCTTGTTATTTTTGCAAGAGTTCAGGTCATATTTGCTGTGCTAATATCGTCGATCCTGGTCCAAATGTGGTATCTTGTTATAGGTGTGGGGAGATAGGCCACGATGGCTTG GACTGTGGAAGATCTCTTGGTGAATCTAATGCTGTTGTGTCTTGCTACAAGTGTGGCAAAGGACATTTTGCTCGTGATTGTCGAAGTTCTTCAACAAAG GAACGTGGAAAATCGCGTGGTGAATCTACCATTGCTGGGTCTTGTTACAAGTGTGGCGAAGAAGGACATTTTGCACGTGAATGTCGAAGTTCTTCAACAAAG ACACGGAAGAGAAACCATGAATCAGCAACTCCTACTAAAAAAATCCGTAAAGTAAATAAAGACCCGAAAGGAAATAAATCTATGCCTCCTAATTTTGGTAAGCCTCGAAGGAAGAAGTCCCAACTGGATGAAGGGTTTTCTATTCCACCAGTCTCGAAAAAGAAAGGTGGTTGGATTCCTGAAGATTATGAAGACTTTCCTAGGAGAAATAAACAGAGATCACCTGCGACACCAACTATGTTTAGAAATAACTATTATGGTTCTGTTCCACATTCTTACTCCCCTGTTTATACACCTCGTTTTGGAAGTACAGCTTCAAACAGATCAGCTAGATTTGATCAACAGCAATATTCAGCTTCAAGATTTGGTAATTCCAGTAGTAACAACTGGGAAAGAAGAGATTATGGTTGGTAA
- the LOC124921670 gene encoding zinc finger CCHC domain-containing protein 7-like isoform X3 yields MERREYNRKAAESHHKDDEEDCGDAPKLSNFVFEPDSGDDQEINEDSSLKNVEKTMSRPLATSSGAASAALNGGDGLLPKTQDSDDMNDKKKLKAVNKIKKKKKTETPEEIVHVTRKEGNDTVNDVEITKLVETSHVETSDNVILKKLLRGPRYFDLQGGGWVMCYNCGEEGHKTANCTSERRAKPCFVCGSLKHKANQCLKGRDCFICKKGGHLSKECPEKYKGKFHESSMCLKCGGSGHDMFSCKNSYFADDLKEIPCYFCKSSGHICCANIVDPGPNVVSCYRCGEIGHDGLDCGRSLGESNAVVSCYKCGKGHFARDCRSSSTKTRKRNHESATPTKKIRKVNKDPKGNKSMPPNFGKPRRKKSQLDEGFSIPPVSKKKGGWIPEDYEDFPRRNKQRSPATPTMFRNNYYGSVPHSYSPVYTPRFGSTASNRSARFDQQQYSASRFGNSSSNNWERRDYGW; encoded by the exons ATGGAAAGGAGAGAATATAATAGAAAAGCGGCCGAGTCCCATCACAAGGATGACGAAGAAGATTGTGGAGACGCACCAAAGTTATCAAACTTCGTTTTTGAACCGGACAGTGGCGATGATCAAGAGATCAACGAAGATTCGAGTCTTAAGAATGTAGAAAAAACGATGTCACGTCCGTTAGCCACTAGTAGCGGTGCTGCTTCTGCCGCATTGAACGGAGGAGACGGGTTGTTGCCAAAAACCCAAGATTCAGATGACATGAATGACAAGAAGAAGCTTAAGGCTGTTAACAAgattaagaagaaaaagaagaccGAAACACCGGAGGAAATT GTGCACGTCACAAGGAAAGAAGGAAATGACACAGTAAATGATGTTGAGATTACTAAATTGGTGGAGACAAGCCATGTTGAGACGTCTGATAATGTCATTCTAAAGAAGCTTCTT CGCGGACCAAGATATTTTGATCTTCAAGGTGGTGGATGGGTTATGTGCTACAATTGTGGAGAAGAGGGGCATAAAACTGCTAACTGTACCTCAGAAAGGCGGGCAAAGCCATGCTTTGTTTGTGGAAGTTTGAAGCATAAGGCAAATCAATGCTTAAAG GGTCGGGACTGCTTTATCTGCAAGAAAGGGGGTCACCTTTCAAAAGAATGTCCAGAAAAATACAAGGGGAAGTTTCACGAGTCTTCGATGTGCTTAAAATGTGGAGGTTCTGGTCATGATATGTTCTCATGCAAAAATAGCTATTTTGCTGATGATTTGAAG GAAATACCTTGTTATTTTTGCAAGAGTTCAGGTCATATTTGCTGTGCTAATATCGTCGATCCTGGTCCAAATGTGGTATCTTGTTATAGGTGTGGGGAGATAGGCCACGATGGCTTG GACTGTGGAAGATCTCTTGGTGAATCTAATGCTGTTGTGTCTTGCTACAAGTGTGGCAAAGGACATTTTGCTCGTGATTGTCGAAGTTCTTCAACAAAG ACACGGAAGAGAAACCATGAATCAGCAACTCCTACTAAAAAAATCCGTAAAGTAAATAAAGACCCGAAAGGAAATAAATCTATGCCTCCTAATTTTGGTAAGCCTCGAAGGAAGAAGTCCCAACTGGATGAAGGGTTTTCTATTCCACCAGTCTCGAAAAAGAAAGGTGGTTGGATTCCTGAAGATTATGAAGACTTTCCTAGGAGAAATAAACAGAGATCACCTGCGACACCAACTATGTTTAGAAATAACTATTATGGTTCTGTTCCACATTCTTACTCCCCTGTTTATACACCTCGTTTTGGAAGTACAGCTTCAAACAGATCAGCTAGATTTGATCAACAGCAATATTCAGCTTCAAGATTTGGTAATTCCAGTAGTAACAACTGGGAAAGAAGAGATTATGGTTGGTAA